The Coregonus clupeaformis isolate EN_2021a chromosome 3, ASM2061545v1, whole genome shotgun sequence genome includes a region encoding these proteins:
- the LOC121544639 gene encoding myozenin-2, with product MMQSVYDNLSKQRMQQAKALRTEARGGGLNLGKKISVPKDVMMEELNLPSNRGSRMFQERLRRVERFTLENQVHDHYSNGLPEPMPPQTIEEPQGGKENQAYLMPGKHSLITTLQKTVAKKGSPNVIAPGYGGPLKEIPCEKFNLTTRSYCSPWREALGDSDNLLSSLSAQLPQPPQRATLLPANYRCFNRVAMPFGGPQQKSKRVIPVMGLELLDSQRLPGTTLDRMCKRPNFNRAPRGWGHDYSPESTDL from the exons ATGATGCAATCAGTGTATGATAACCTGTCCAAGCAGAGGATGCAGCAGGCCAAGGCTCTGCGTACAGAGGCCAGGGGAG GAGGTCTGAACTTGGGGAAGAAAATCAGTGTTCCCAAGGATGTGATGATGGAGGAATTGAACCTTCCGTCAAACCGCGGCTCCCGCATGTTCCAGGAGAGACTGAGACGGGTGGAGAGATTCACACTGGAGAACCAAGTCCATGACCATTACAGCAAT GGCCTTCCAGAGCCCATGCCCCCCCAGACTATAGAGGAGCCCCAGGGGGGTAAAGAGAACCAGGCATACCTGATGCCTGGCAAACACAGCCTGATCACCACCCTACAGAAGACTGTGGCCAAGAAGGGCAGCCCTAACGTCATCGCCCCAG GCTACGGGGGACCCCTGAAGGAGATCCCCTGTGAGAAGTTCAACCTGACAACCAGGTCCTACTGTTCCCCTTGGAGGGAAGCCCTGGGTGACAGTGACAacctcctgtcctccctcagcGCCCAGCTCCCCCAGCCCCCACAGAGGGCCACACTACTGCCTGCCAACTACAGGTGCTTCAACAG AGTGGCCATGCCATTCGGAGGCCCACAGCAGAAGAGTAAGAGGGTGATCCCAGTGATGGGGTTGGAGCTGTTGGACTCCCAGCGCCTCCCTGGTACGACCCTGGACCGCATGTGTAAACGGCCCAACTTCAACAGAGCA